From Eubalaena glacialis isolate mEubGla1 chromosome 17, mEubGla1.1.hap2.+ XY, whole genome shotgun sequence, a single genomic window includes:
- the HNF4G gene encoding hepatocyte nuclear factor 4-gamma produces MCVSKSMMRVSEPILDMEMANYSEVLDPTYTTLEFETMQILYNSNDSSVPETTSMNTTDNGVNCLCAICGDRATGKHYGASSCDGCKGFFRRSIRKSHVYSCRFSRQCVVDKDKRNQCRYCRLRKCFRAGMKKEAVQNERDRISTRRSTFDGSNIPSINTLAQAEVRSRQISVSSPGASTDINIKKIASIGDVCESMKQQLLVLVEWAKYIPAFCELPLDDQVALLRAHAGEHLLLGATKRSMVYKDILLLGNNYIIHRNSCEVEISRVANRVLDELVRPFQEIQIDDNEYACLKAIVFFDPDAKGLSDPVKIKNMRFQVQLSLEDYINDRQYDSRGRFGELLLLLPTLQSITWQMIEQIQFVKLFGMVKIDNLLQEMLLGGASSEANHLHHPMHPHLSQDPLTGQTILLGPMSTLVHTDQISTPETPLPSPPQGSGQEPYKIVANQASVISHQPLSKQKQL; encoded by the exons ATGTGTGTATCTAAATCAATGATGAGGGTATCGGAACCAATACTGGACATGGAGATGGCAAATTACAGTGAAGTTTTGGACCCAACTTATACAACTTTGGAGTTTGAAACTATGCAGATTCTGTATAATTCAAATG ATAGTTCTGTCCCAGAGACAACAAGTATGAATACCACAGATAACGGTGTCAACTGTCTATGTGCTATATGTGGGGACAGAGCGACAGGAAAGCACTATGGCGCCTCCAGCTGTGATGGGTGCAAGGGCTTCTTCAGACGCAGCATCCGCAAGAGTCACGTTTATTCCTGCAG GTTCAGTCGGCAATGTGTTGTTGACAAAGACAAAAGGAATCAATGTAGATACTGTCGATTAAGAAAGTGCTTTAGAGCAGGAATGAAAAAAGAAG CTGTGCAAAACGAACGTGATAGAATAAGCACGAGAAGAAGCACATTTGATGGCAGCAACATCCCCTCCATTAACACACTGGCACAAGCAGAAGTTCGGTCTCGCCAG ATCTCAGTCTCAAGCCCTGGTGCGAGCACTgacataaatattaagaaaattgcCAGTATTGGTGATGTCTGTGAATCCATGAAACAGCAGCTCTTAGTCTTGGTGGAATGGGCTAAATATATTCCTGCCTTTTGTGAGTTACCACTGGATGATCAG GTGGCACTGTTGAGAGCTCACGCAGGGGAACATTTACTGCTTGGAGCTACAAAGAGATCCATGGTGTATAAAGATATTTTGCTTTTgg gAAACAATTACATTATTCACCGCAACAGCTGTGAAGTTGAGATTAGCCGTGTGGCCAACCGGGTTCTAGATGAGCTGGTCCGACCCTTTCAAGAAATTCAGATCGATGACAATGAATATGCTTGTTTGAAGGCAATTGTATTTTTTGATCCAG ACGCAAAGGGGCTAAGTGATCCAGTAAAGATTAAGAACATGCGGTTCCAAGTGCAGCTGAGTTTGGAGGACTACATCAACGACCGGCAGTACGACTCCCGGGGCAGGTTTGGGGAGCTTCTCTTGCTCCTGCCCACGCTGCAGAGCATCACCTGGCAAATGATTGAGCAAATACAATTCGTTAAACTTTTTGGGATGGTTAAAATCGACAACTTACTTCAGGAGATGCTACTGGGTG GTGCTTCCAGTGAGGCTAACCATCTCCATCATCCAATGCACCCACATTTATCTCAAGATCCATTAACTGGACAAACTATACTTTTGGGTCCAATGTCAACACTGGTTCATACAGACCAGATCT